The segment TCTTTTTCGTCTTTGTCGTCCATGAAATGCCTGATATACATCTCGTAACTGATTGTCTGTAATATGAGTATAAACTTGAGTTGTGGTAATTGAGGAATGACCAAGCATGGCTTGTACTGAACGTATATCAGCTCCGTTTAAGAGCAGATCAGTAGCATAACTATGTCGTAAAGTATGTGGAGTTACTTTTTTCATAATACCTGCTAAACGGGCGTAGCGTCCAACCAGTCGTTCAATAGATCGTGAAGTAAGTGGTTTGTCACTTCCCTCATTTATTTTACTTTGCCCCACAAAAAGATGTGGGTTCGTATCATGACGAGAATCAAGATATTTTTTTATCCAATGCCTGGCCGTTTCTGACAAAAATACTAAACGTACTTTGCTACCTTTCCCCCGAACCGTGAATTCTGGTTTTCCTAGATTAATATCATCAATTTTTAATTTAGCGAGTTCACTAACACGAAGTCCTGTTGAAAAAAGAGTTTCCAGTAATGCTTTATCACGTAAGCCTTGTTTTGAATCAATTGTTTCTTGAAGTGGTGCTTCTAATATTTTTTCAAGATCATTGCCTTCTAAAAATTCAACTTGGCGTGGCATTTGTTTTGCTAACTCAATTTTATCAGGTTCCAAGGTTTTGACATCATTCTTAATTAAATATTTTAGAAAAGTCCGCAGGGCAATTAAATGATAATTTTGAGTATTTTTTTTTATATTATCAGTACCACGGGACGGCAAACGATTTAGATGTAATCGATATTGATGAACCAGTAGTTTTGAAATTGCTTCTGGTTTATTAACTCCACGTTCTCGAGCAAAATTGGCAAATCTTCGTAAAAAGAAGCCATAATTACGAAGAGTCATTTTTGATAGACCACGATCAACCTCAAGATATTCAAGAAAATCTATAACTGCCCGTTCCAAGGGAGACATTTTTGAGGTGTTTATTTGAGGCATTCTAATATTATACGACGTCTTGATTTTTATTTCAATTTATAGTACTATAGGGGAGTTAAAGGTCATAAAGTTAAATGTTATAAGGTAATTTACTTTATAACTTTATAACTTTTTAACCTTACAACTTATTAACTATCTCCTTACCTCTTTCTTGGAATAAGCGTTTGTCGCACTTTTTCTCAGATAGTGGTGGACAATTACTATGTTAGACAAAAAAGCTAAGCAGCGGCTTATTAACCGCTTTAAGGTTCATGAAACTGATACCGGTTCGCCTCAGGTTCAGATTGCAATTCTATCTGAAGAAATCACCCAGTTAACTGATCACTTAAAAATGCATAAACAGGATCACTCTTCTCGTCGTGGACTATTACGAAAAGTTGGTGAACGTCGTCGTTTACTGCGATACCTCCAACGTGAAGATGAAAAGGCCTTCATGGATATTGCCGTTAAGCTCAAATTACGTATTGCAAAAAAAATGATTGCTGAAGAAGAAGAACGCAAACGGATTGAAGCTGAAATCATGGGCGATCAATTGCCTGAGGAAGACGCAGAAGTAGTAGTAGAAGAAAAATAATAACCGGAAAGCGGACTTCTTGTCCGCTTTTCTTATCTATATGATGAAACACAAAGATCAACGAGTAGGCGTTTTAATCGACGTCTCAAATATGTACCACTCGGCAAAAAATTTATATAAACGTCGAGTGAATTTCAAGGAAGTATTGAAAGAAGCTGTAGCAGGTAGAAAATTAATTCGTGCTACTGCCTATGTTATTCGTGCGGAAAATGATGAAGAGAATAATTTTTTTGAAGCCTTAAGTCAACAAGGTTTTCAAGTTATTATTAAAGATTTACAGGTCTTTACGGGTGGTGCCAAAAAAGGTGATTGGGATGTTGGAATTGCCGTTGATTCAATTAAGCTAGCTGAGAAACTTGATGTCTTGGTCTTGGTTACTGGTGATGGTGATTATTTGCCCCTCGTTACCTATCTACAAAACACTCAAGGCTGCTTAGTTGAAATTATGGCTTTTCGACAAACAACTTCCAGTCGTTTAATTGAAGAAGCTGATGATTTTATCAACTTGAGTGATAGTAGAAAGTTTTTGATTGGAAAGTGATCTTTAGATCATCTGGTCCCGGATCAAGTCCGGGATTCCGGGATCTCGTCTAATTATTAATAATTAATTAACAAGCTGGCCGTTAAACAGATAGCACTGTGGAATAACCATAGTCCTGTAGTTTAATGGACAGCTTATCTATAAGTATGTCTAACAAAGAATATGTCTATACCTGCGATTGGCAAGGCCGACCGCTAACTTTTAAAACTGGTCGTTTGGCCAAACAGGCTGATGCAGCTGTCACTGTGCAATATGGTGATACGGTTGTTTTAGCTACAGTCGTGGAATCTCCATACGAGCGTGAGGGAATTGATTTCTTTCCTTTGATGGTGGAATTTGAAGAACGTTTATACGCTGCCGGAATTATTAAAGGTTCTCGTTGGATTAAGCGTGAAGGACGTCCTTCTGATGATGCAATTCTAACAGGACGTATGATTGATCGTTCAATTCGTCCATTGTTTAATCAATCACTACGTCGAGATGTTCAAGTAGTGATTACAGTTTTGTCAGTTGATCGTGAAAATGATTATGATGTTGTTTCTTTGGTGGCAGCTTCTGCCGCCTTGGCAATTTCTGGTGTTGAATGGAATGGACCAATTGCTGGTGTTAGAGTGGGACGAGTTAATGGTCAGCTAATGGTTAACCCAACCTATAAAGATCGTGAAGGCAGTGATCTTGATTTAATTGTTGCCGGAACAACTGAGCGTGTTGTTATGATTGAAGCTGGTTGTAATGAAGTTAGTGAAGCAGATATGTTATCTGCTCTATTAGCAGGGCAAGCTGCTTTGGCACCAGCTATTGATTTGATAAAGAAAATGAAAGCTGAGGTTGGAATTACAAGTAGCAAAGCGAAGGCAAAGGTTGAAAAAGTTGATGAAACAAAAGATGCAGTTTTGGCTGATGCCACACAGTGGTTAAAAGAAAATTGTAAGAATATTTTATTCGATACTGTCTATTACACAAAAGGTGAACGTAAGGCTGCTGTGACTGCAATTAAAGAACAGCTTGATGCCTATTTAGCTTCAAAAGATGTTGAACCAAGCCTCCGTGATGTAGCTATAAAAAAATTAGTTGAAGCCGCTGTTGAAGCTGAAGTAACTCGGGGTATTCTTGAAGAAAAACGACGTGTTGATGGTCGTGCTTTAAATGAAATTCGTCAGTTATTATCAGATGTAGAAATGCTGCCACGAAATCATGGTTCAAGTTTGTTCTCTCGTGGTGAAACTCAGGTAATGTCTATTGTAACTCTTGGTGCACCTGGTGATGAACAATCATTAGAAGGCCTTGAAGGTGAAAGTAAAAAGCGCTACATGCATCATTATAATTTTCCTTCATATTCTGTTGGTGAAGCCAAACCAAGTCGTGGACCAGGACGTCGTGAAATTGGACATGGGGCCTTAGCTGAAAAAGCGATTGTGCCATTACTACCTTCCAAAGAAGAGTTTCCCTATACAATTCGAGTAGTGAGTGAAACATTGGGTTCAAATGGCTCTTCATCAATGGCTTCAACTTGTGCATCAAGTTTAGCCTTATTTGATGCTGGTGTGCCTTTGAAAAAAGCAGTAGCTGGTATTGCTATGGGCTTAGCTTCAAATGAAGATATGAGTCGCTGGGAAGTTTTGACTGACTTACAAGATTTAGAGGATGGAAATGGTGGAATGGATTTTAAAATAACTGGAACTAAAGATGGTATTACTGCCATTCAACTTGATACAAAAACAATTGGTTTGGATAAAGCGATTATGGAAAAAACATTAGTCCAAGCCAGTGAAGCGCGTATGCAAATTCTCGATGTTATGAATACTGCGATTGCTACTCCTCGTCAAGAATTATCTCAATATGCTCCTCGTATTACTACTCTAACAATCGATCCAGAAAAAATTCGTGAAGTTATTGGTTCTGGTGGAAAAGTGATTAATGAAATTATTGATGCCTGTGGTGTTTCCATTGATATTGAAGATTCAGGTTTGGTCATGGTTTGTGGAGTAGATTCTGAAGGAGTAAAAAAAGCCATTGAATGGATTAATAATATTGTTCGTAAGTTTGAAGCCGGTGAAATCTTTACAGGGAAAGTTGTTCGCTTAATGGACTTTGGTGCGTTTATTGAATTAGTTGCCGGACGTGATGGAATGGCTCATGTTTCTGAGTTAGCACCGTATCGAATTAGCAAACCCAGTGACTTTTTGCAGATTGGTGATATAGTTACAGTAAGGATTAAGGAAATTGATGAAATGGGACGTGTTAATTTAACCTTAAGAGGCATAGCTGAAAATGAACATTTGTGGAAAGACGAAAAAGGTAAAGACACTGGTGAAGGAAATTCTGATCGTCCACCTCGTCGCGAATTTAACTCGCCTGCCGACAGGCATGGTGGTCCACGTCGCCCTCGTTTTGGTGGGCGCTAATATATAATTATATGCCAGAGCAATCAATGCGTTTTACCTTAACGACTTCAAGTCTAATTAGAATCATTGTTGTTTTGTTATTACTATATTTTGCTTATTTAATAAGTGATATTTTAGTGCTGTTGTTTACGAGTATTATTTTAACGAGTGCGATTGATCCTTGGGTTGATTGGATGCAGAAAAAAGGCATACCACGGGCTTTAGGTATTTTTATCATTTACGCTATTTTACTAGGAGCTGTTGGTGTCTCAGTTTATTTAATTATTCCACCAATTATTACTCAGTTTGGACAGTTGGTGCAAGATATTCCGGCGCGACTTGATCAGTTGAATACTTACATTGCAAGCTTCAATAGTTATACATCTGGTAGCAGTTGGTTTGATAATTTGAAATCTTCTTTTTCAAACTCAGCTACGGCAATACCTCAAGCTACCAGTAGTATTTTCTCAACGGTCTTTAATTTTTTTGGCGGATTATTTTCTTCAATTATTATTTTAGTGATTAGCTTTTATCTATTAGCAGAGGAAAATTCTATCAGAAAATTAGTTTGGTCAGTGACGCCTGAGAAAAAACAGAAGTATGTGATGGATGTGTTGACCAGAATGCAAAAGAGAATTGGCCTTTGGATGCGTGGTCAGTTAATTCTCTGTGTCTCTATTTTTGCCTTAACCTATTTGGGTCTTTCAATTCTTGGGGTCAAGTATGCCTTGATTTTGGCAATCATTGCTGGCTTTACCGAATTTATTCCCTATCTTGGACCAATCCTTGGTGCAATCCCTGCAGTATTTTTGGCTTCAGGACAATCAATGACTATTGCTTTGTTTACCATTATTCTCTATGTTATTATTCAGCAAATTGAAAATAACTTCTTGGTGCCAAAGATAATGCAAAAAACTGCAGGCCTAAATCCAATTATTAGTATCGTTGTGTTAATGATTGGTTTTTCAATTGGAGGTATTCTTGGTGCCTTGTTGTCAATACCGGTAGCGACTGCTGGTATGGTGATTGTGGAAGATATGCTTAACAAGAAATATACATTAAGTGGGAAGTCATCTGAGGAATAATATTGATGGATGGAAAAAGACACGTCACTACGACGTGTCTTTTTTTGTAAAGGTTAGTATTTCTTGTTTAGATAATAGTCTAAAGTATGTGCAGTGATTTATTAAGGCTATTGATGGGGCATGCTTGAATCCTATATATAGTAACTTTTTACCTAGACTTTTTATTTTTTGAATAGCAGGAATTAGATCTGTGTCTGAGGATAATAATAGTGCCGTATCATAATAATCTTCATAGGCACCAACTAATAAATCAACGGCAATATTCACATCAACACCTTTTTCGTGATAAACGCCATTATTTTTCATGAGATATCCTTTGTGAAGTTTGATATTTTGATCTAAAAGGGTATTGAAAAGAGTTAGTTGTCCTTGATGTATTTTTTTGGTTTTCTTGTCATGTTGATTCAATTGTACAGCGCCTACATAATAATTAATATCAGTTAAAATTCTGTTTTTTGTAAGGTACTTAGCGAGACCTCTATAGTTAAACTGACTTGTATGAGAAATATAAAGATTCTTTAGTTTAAAATATAGATTACTACCATCAATATAAACAATAATTCTTTCTTCTTTTTTCATATAATGAAAAACCCTCACGATGGTCATTAAGACCAAGGTGAGGGTTTTTGAACCCCTGTGGTGCCCTTGCGGTCAGTCTAGGGGGGATTAGTAAATGTATGTATTACTACTTAAATCTGTATTTATCTGGATAAATAAAGTATAGCAAAATTAAAAATGCTGTCAAGAGAAAATTATAATTTAATCTTAGATAAAATTTCTGGCAGTAGTTTTTCTATCTGTTTTATTTCGTCATCATTAAAACGTTGCAAGACAAATTTATCACCGGGAATATTTTTTCGGCTTTCATTGTTAATGCCAATACGAATACGTTGAAAGTTTTTGGTTTTCAGGTGATCAATAATTGATTGCACTCCGTTGTGACCAGCGCTTGAGGAATTACTTGCCACTTTATACTTCCCAAAAGGCACATCAAGTTCATCGTGGATAATTGTTAGCACAGCTGTTAAGTCACTGTCTTTTTTTGTTCCAAAAATAGTGCGAGGTAGTAGGTGGTAGTATCGTAGGAGCTTTGCGGTAGTTTCTCCTGAGAGATTCATAAAGGTTTGTGGCTTAACTAACACATAGTCAGTTCCTTTGGCAATCAAGGCTTTGTTTTTTGTATCTTCTTGCCAGGAAAGATTATGTTGACGTGCTAATTCATCAAGGACCATAAAGCCGATGTTGTGACGGGTAGATTCATATTTTTTGCCTGGATTACCAAGGCCGATGATGAGGTTCATAGTGTGAATATATTCTCATTTTAGTATAAAGCAAAATATATATAATAGAAAGGTAATAAAAAACCGCTAACCTTGTTATTTGGTTAGCGGTAATGAATTGATTATATTTCTTTTTTAAATCAATCTATGTAAATATATGCAATATTTTATAAATCTATGCAAATCTATGCATAAAATAACTGGTCTTACCTAAATGTATCCGCTGACAAATGTGATCGTGTGGGCCAAAGAGTCCATACTCTAGAGGAGAGAGATTTTATACTCTCCCGTATATTGTACAGGTCAGGGAGAGTGTAGAGTACAGCTCCCTGGCCTGATCTTTCTTGTCAGCGGGTATATTGAGGTAAGTTCTGTTTCGTCCTGTGCTTGTTTGCCCGAGAGGGTAGAGGCGTGGACTCATCAGTCAAGATTATATCTTGAGACAGAAGGAGCTTAACTAAGCATGCTAAGCTCCTAAAATACGATTATTTTGATCTTGTAATTTTCGAGACGTAGGTCCCTAAATTA is part of the Candidatus Falkowbacteria bacterium genome and harbors:
- a CDS encoding tyrosine-type recombinase/integrase — encoded protein: MPQINTSKMSPLERAVIDFLEYLEVDRGLSKMTLRNYGFFLRRFANFARERGVNKPEAISKLLVHQYRLHLNRLPSRGTDNIKKNTQNYHLIALRTFLKYLIKNDVKTLEPDKIELAKQMPRQVEFLEGNDLEKILEAPLQETIDSKQGLRDKALLETLFSTGLRVSELAKLKIDDINLGKPEFTVRGKGSKVRLVFLSETARHWIKKYLDSRHDTNPHLFVGQSKINEGSDKPLTSRSIERLVGRYARLAGIMKKVTPHTLRHSYATDLLLNGADIRSVQAMLGHSSITTTQVYTHITDNQLRDVYQAFHGRQRRKR
- the rpsO gene encoding 30S ribosomal protein S15, whose translation is MLDKKAKQRLINRFKVHETDTGSPQVQIAILSEEITQLTDHLKMHKQDHSSRRGLLRKVGERRRLLRYLQREDEKAFMDIAVKLKLRIAKKMIAEEEERKRIEAEIMGDQLPEEDAEVVVEEK
- a CDS encoding NYN domain-containing protein; the protein is MMKHKDQRVGVLIDVSNMYHSAKNLYKRRVNFKEVLKEAVAGRKLIRATAYVIRAENDEENNFFEALSQQGFQVIIKDLQVFTGGAKKGDWDVGIAVDSIKLAEKLDVLVLVTGDGDYLPLVTYLQNTQGCLVEIMAFRQTTSSRLIEEADDFINLSDSRKFLIGK
- a CDS encoding polyribonucleotide nucleotidyltransferase; protein product: MSNKEYVYTCDWQGRPLTFKTGRLAKQADAAVTVQYGDTVVLATVVESPYEREGIDFFPLMVEFEERLYAAGIIKGSRWIKREGRPSDDAILTGRMIDRSIRPLFNQSLRRDVQVVITVLSVDRENDYDVVSLVAASAALAISGVEWNGPIAGVRVGRVNGQLMVNPTYKDREGSDLDLIVAGTTERVVMIEAGCNEVSEADMLSALLAGQAALAPAIDLIKKMKAEVGITSSKAKAKVEKVDETKDAVLADATQWLKENCKNILFDTVYYTKGERKAAVTAIKEQLDAYLASKDVEPSLRDVAIKKLVEAAVEAEVTRGILEEKRRVDGRALNEIRQLLSDVEMLPRNHGSSLFSRGETQVMSIVTLGAPGDEQSLEGLEGESKKRYMHHYNFPSYSVGEAKPSRGPGRREIGHGALAEKAIVPLLPSKEEFPYTIRVVSETLGSNGSSSMASTCASSLALFDAGVPLKKAVAGIAMGLASNEDMSRWEVLTDLQDLEDGNGGMDFKITGTKDGITAIQLDTKTIGLDKAIMEKTLVQASEARMQILDVMNTAIATPRQELSQYAPRITTLTIDPEKIREVIGSGGKVINEIIDACGVSIDIEDSGLVMVCGVDSEGVKKAIEWINNIVRKFEAGEIFTGKVVRLMDFGAFIELVAGRDGMAHVSELAPYRISKPSDFLQIGDIVTVRIKEIDEMGRVNLTLRGIAENEHLWKDEKGKDTGEGNSDRPPRREFNSPADRHGGPRRPRFGGR
- a CDS encoding AI-2E family transporter, with protein sequence MPEQSMRFTLTTSSLIRIIVVLLLLYFAYLISDILVLLFTSIILTSAIDPWVDWMQKKGIPRALGIFIIYAILLGAVGVSVYLIIPPIITQFGQLVQDIPARLDQLNTYIASFNSYTSGSSWFDNLKSSFSNSATAIPQATSSIFSTVFNFFGGLFSSIIILVISFYLLAEENSIRKLVWSVTPEKKQKYVMDVLTRMQKRIGLWMRGQLILCVSIFALTYLGLSILGVKYALILAIIAGFTEFIPYLGPILGAIPAVFLASGQSMTIALFTIILYVIIQQIENNFLVPKIMQKTAGLNPIISIVVLMIGFSIGGILGALLSIPVATAGMVIVEDMLNKKYTLSGKSSEE
- a CDS encoding NYN domain-containing protein, producing the protein MKKEERIIVYIDGSNLYFKLKNLYISHTSQFNYRGLAKYLTKNRILTDINYYVGAVQLNQHDKKTKKIHQGQLTLFNTLLDQNIKLHKGYLMKNNGVYHEKGVDVNIAVDLLVGAYEDYYDTALLLSSDTDLIPAIQKIKSLGKKLLYIGFKHAPSIALINHCTYFRLLSKQEILTFTKKDTS
- a CDS encoding aminoacyl-tRNA hydrolase, whose protein sequence is MNLIIGLGNPGKKYESTRHNIGFMVLDELARQHNLSWQEDTKNKALIAKGTDYVLVKPQTFMNLSGETTAKLLRYYHLLPRTIFGTKKDSDLTAVLTIIHDELDVPFGKYKVASNSSSAGHNGVQSIIDHLKTKNFQRIRIGINNESRKNIPGDKFVLQRFNDDEIKQIEKLLPEILSKIKL